In Carya illinoinensis cultivar Pawnee chromosome 16, C.illinoinensisPawnee_v1, whole genome shotgun sequence, a single window of DNA contains:
- the LOC122298761 gene encoding UPF0481 protein At3g47200-like: MEIRISHRGESSRPNYQKPIREFTHEDLLNMAIEQVEKYSEEANKLQLEAYLGITRSIYRVLPRLKEINGSSYEPNMVSIGPYYYNLRDEKFKMAEDYKRKCLGSMLVKAKEPHTQHYTYYDCFQRISELEVDIRKCYSEEFEVAGIDFIEMMIVDACFIIEIIDMFGPRKEVDSSESLAALGWMVPYFYRDFLLLENQIPFFVLQEIYQITRDPRVNPDHGIDRRNLIYAALEFFKNGMKRFDLDIFRFTSMNATENDPPFHLLDLVPGSLTPFDKQQGPEFPTETTFIHCVSKLRLAGIKVSPVKADSFLEVKFKKGVIEMPNIAINDLMRCLLLNCVAFEQCHKRCKNYFTVYSTFLDCLVNTSEDIEYLRERNVIDNYLGDDSEAADFINRAGKDLVLNADNGFYLGKLFKDVDKHYQNRWKWKEASFKREYFDKPWLILSAAGGILLVAATSFQAVMAFLSYKYKNC; the protein is encoded by the coding sequence ATGGAAATTAGAATTTCTCACAGAGGAGAATCCAGTCGCCCCAATTATCAGAAGCCGATACGGGAGTTCACGCATGAGGACCTCCTCAACATGGCCATCGAGCAGGTAGAGAAATATTCCGAAGAAGCCAACAAGTTACAATTAGAAGCCTACCTTGGAATCACTAGGAGCATCTACAGAGTCCTCCCGAGGCTCAAGGAAATCAATGGCAGCTCGTACGAGCCCAATATGGTCTCCATCGGGCCCTACTACTACAACCTCCGTGATGAAAAGTTCAAGATGGCCGAAGATTACAAGAGGAAGTGCTTAGGCTCCATGCTGGTTAAGGCAAAAGAGCCACACACCCAGCATTATACCTATTATGACTGCTTCCAAAGAATAAGCGAACTTGAAGTGGATATCAGAAAGTGTTATTCTGAAGAGTTCGAAGTCGCAGGTATTGATTTTATTGAAATGATGATTGTTGATGCTTGTTTTATAATAGAAATCATTGATATGTTTGGACCGAGGAAAGAAGTCGACTCCAGCGAATCTCTTGCAGCCTTGGGGTGGATGGTACCGTATTTCTACAGGGACTTTCTCCTGCTTGAGAATCAGATCCCTTTTTTCGTTCTGCAAGAGATATATCAGATTACCCGTGACCCTCGTGTCAATCCTGACCATGGCATTGATAGACGAAATCTGATATATGCTGCTTTGGAATTCTTTAAGAACGGAATGAAAAGATTCGATTTAGACATTTTCCGTTTCACTTCAATGAACGCAACGGAAAATGATCCGCCCTTTCATTTGCTGGACTTGGTTCCGGGTAGTTTAACGCCATTCGACAAGCAACAGGGACCAGAATTCCCTACAGAGACTACATTCATTCACTGCGTCTCAAAGCTCCGGCTAGCGGGGATTAAGGTCAGTCCAGTCAAAGCTGACAGTTTCTTAGAAGTGAAATTCAAGAAAGGTGTGATTGAGATGCCAAACATAGCCATCAACGACTTGATGAGATGTCTGTTGCTGAACTGTGTGGCATTCGAGCAGTGCCACAAGAGATGCAAGAACTACTTCACTGTTTACTCTACTTTTTTGGACTGCCTGGTGAACACCAGCGAGGACATCGAGTACCTTCGCGAGCGCAATGTCATTGACAATTACCTTGGCGACGACTCCGAGGCTGCGGACTTCATCAACCGTGCGGGCAAGGATTTGGTACTCAATGCTGATAACGGCTTCTATTTGGGGAAATTGTTCAAGGATGTGGACAAGCATTATCAGAATAGGTGGAAGTGGAAGGAGGCGAGCTTCAAGCGGGAGTATTTTGACAAGCCGTGGTTGATTCTGTCGGCAGCGGGTGGCATTTTACTAGTAGCGGCTACGTCATTCCAGGCCGTAATGGCCTTCTTAAGTTACAAGTATAAAAATTGCTAG
- the LOC122298762 gene encoding uncharacterized protein LOC122298762 has protein sequence MDRSWMNLPDRLRSPAYAEGVNHFLTLARSHAMGSDRIRCPCRLCSNNLFLPFREVETHLFIKGFNPTYTQWIFHGEEETRPLIDVDSDPDLTDEDEYIDDMDHMLDDVWAGTFHNVPQGSQGDAIPTTSHPSVPETSCKPSFDQLLEDARRPLFTGCTKFSKLSFVVKLLHIKTLGGWSIKSFDQLLNLLRAAFPDAACPSSYEEARSLERGLGFKYHKIHACPNDCILFWKENADKNECPVCKASRWMSTTHGTRVIPQKVLCHFPLVPRLQRLYMSTKISTDMRWHKDQRVTTDTIMRHPADSESWKTFDKDHSWFAGDARNVRLGLASDDFNPFNNLAKPYSIWPVILVPYNLPPWSCMKDQFFMTSLLIPGPKSPGNDIDVYLQPLVDELVELWEHGVPTYDASTKGTFTLHVALMWTINDFPAYGNLSGWSTKGKLACPSCNANIESNWLNFGRKQCYMGHRRFLPPDHIWRSKKGLFNGKEDHRIPPRVLSGSDIVSQLHMVGDVQFGKSRRKRKRTSEELNWTKISIFFKLPYWSTLLIRHNLDVMHIEKNICDNIFGTLLNIPGKTKDNINARRDLEILGMRKELHLRHAGEKFTLPPAMYTLHGDERNKFCEWLAEVKFPDGFASNIARCVSVRDCKISGFKSHDCHVFLQRLLPIAVGGFLRPDIALALTELSSFFKKLCSRTFDITHLSQLQSDIVIILCKLEMIFPPSFFDVMIHLAIHLPREAILGGPVQYRWMYPFERYLGKFKRYVKNKARPEGSIAEAYIHLECLTFCSMYLQDVETKFTRVDRNIDGGGEDTIDGFSIFNQHVRPLGVASNVKLDDKLLSSARWYILNNCVEIQPYIDEHYEKCKLHTPNSCDRMHKNEFPTWFKKRVQDQRIVNPQDVSADLYALACGPDLWVATYSACIINGKRFHSKQREPWRRTQNSGVVVKGENLPNNLDFYGVINEVLELRYMGGCHVYLFSCDWFDVSDQRRGVRVDVYMTSVNMSRTWYKDEPFVLACQASQCYYVKDLRLKGNWYVVQKFTNRNVYDSPPIPRALDDNDVKSSDDDAYQDDVPSYEYAPMHCDDDPVITPLSRTDIEPISIDAPEAMHLGRDDQNTRDLINNEAFAYASEDGYGDGEYSDEEYFSTDEESMSN, from the exons ATGGATAGGAGTTGGATGAACTTGCCCGATAGACTTCGAAGTCCTGCATATGCCGAAGGGGTGAACCACTTCCTCACACTAGCACGAAGCCATGCTATGGGAAGTGACCGAATCCGGTGTCCTTGTCGGCTATGCTCTAATAATTTATTCTTGCCTTTCAGAGAGGTGGAGACTCACCTGTTCATTAAAGGGTTCAACCCTACTTACACccaatggatatttcatggggaggaggaaactCGCCCTTTGATTGATGTCGATTCCGATCCCGATCTCACTGATGAGGATGAATACATCGATGACATGGACCATATGTTAGATGACGTATGGGCAGGGACATTCCATAATGTCCCTCAAGGTAGCCAAGGTGACGCTATTCCAACAACTTCACACCCCTCCGTACCAGAAACTTCATGTAAACCTTCTTTTGATCAGCTACTAGAGGATGCCCGACGTCCACTTTTTACGGGGTGTACAAAATTTAGCAAACTCTCATTCGTTGTCAAGTTGCTACACATCAAAACCCTTGGTGGTTGGTCAATTAAGTCATTTGACCAGTTGCTTAACTTGTTGCGGGCTGCCTTTCCTGATGCTGCATGCCCATCGTCATATGAAGAAGCACGGTCATTGGAGAGAGGGTTGGGGTTCAAGTAccacaaaattcatgcatgcccAAACGACTGTATattattctggaaggaaaatgctgaTAAGAATGAATGTCCCGTTTGTAAGGCTTCAAGGTGGATGTCAACTACACATGGGACACGAGTTATTCCTCAAAAGGTGTTGTGTCATTTCCCGTTGGTTCCAAGACTGCAGCGGTTATATATGTCTACAAAGATATCCACTGATATGCGATGGCATAAAGACCAACGAGTCACAACTGATACCATTATGAGGCATCCAGCAGACTCTGAGTCTTGGAAGACATTTGATAAAGACCATAGTTGGTTTGCTGGGGACGCTCGCAATGTGAGGCTCGGTTTGGCCAGTGACGATTTCAACCCCTTCAACAATTTAGCAAAACcgtatagcatttggccagttATCCTCGTGCCGTATAACTTGCCTCcttggtcatgcatgaaagaccaattcttcatgacatccctACTTATTCCTGGTCCTAAATCACCAGGTAATGACATTGACGTTTACTTGCAGCCATTGGTTGATGAATTGGTTGAACTTTGGGAGCATGGGGTGCCTACATATGATGCCTCCACTAAAGGGACGTTTACGTTGCATGTTGCTTTgatgtggacaatcaatgatTTCCCTGCCTACGGTAATCTCTCTGGGTGGTCAACTAAAGGAAAATTGGCATGTCCTTCTTGTAATGCCAATATAGAATCAAATTGGTTGAACTTTGGGAGGAAACAGTGTTATATGGGACACCGTCGATTCTTACCGCCAGACCACATATGGAGATCGAAGAAAGGGTTGTTtaatggtaaagaagatcacCGTATTCCACCAAGGGTGTTATCTGGATCAGACATTGTCAGTCAACTACATATGGTTGGGGATGTGCAATTTGGTAAATCCCGTAGAAAGAGAAAACGCACTTCGGAagagttgaattggacaaagatTAGCATATTCTTCAAgttaccttattggtcaacTCTTTTGATTCGGCACAATTtggatgttatgcatattgaaaagaacATTTGTGATAACATCTTTGGTACTTTATTGAACATTCCTGGCAAAACCAAAGATAACATCAATGCACGACGTGACCTGGAGATTTTGGGTATGCGGAAGGAATTACATTTGAGGCATGCAGGTGAGAAGTTTACGCTGCCACCTGCAATGTACACACTCCACGGAGATGaaaggaataaattttgtgaatGGTTGGCGGAGGTTAAGTTCCCTGATGGGTTTGCTTCCAATATTGCCCGTTGTGTTTCCGTACGTGATTGCAAAATATCAGGGTTTAAAAGCCATGATTGTCATGTTTTCTTGCAACGCCTACTTCCTATCGCAGTTGGGGGGTTCTTACGACCTGACATTGCCTTGGCTTTGACTGAGCTCAGCAGTTTCTTCAAAAAGTTGTGTTCCCGAACTTTTGATATAACTCACCTATCCCAGCTTCAAAGTGATATTGTCATCATCCTATGTAAgttggagatgatattccctccatcCTTTTTTGACGTAATGATCCACCTAGCTATTCATTTACCCCGTGAGGCTATACTtgggggtccagtacaatatagatggatgtatccatttgagagGTATCTCGGCAAATTCAAGCGGTATGTCAAGAATAAAGCACGaccagaaggttcaatagctGAAGCATATATTCACCTTGAATGCCTAACTTTTTGCTCAATGTACCTTCAAGACGTTGAGACGAAGTTCACTCGAGTTGATCGCAACATTGATGGCGGAGGAGAGGACACCATAGATGGTTTCTCAATTTTCAATCAACATGTTCGTCCCTTGGGCGTAGCATCTAATGTGAAATTAGATGATAAACTCCTTAGCTCAGCTCGATGGTACATTCTTAACAACTGCGTAGAGATTCAACCCTACATAGA TGAGCACTACGAGAAGTGTAAGTTGCATACGCCAAATTCTTGTGATCGCATGCACAAGAATGAGTTTCCAACTTGGTTCAAGAAACGT GTTCAAGACCAACGTATAGTCAACCCGCAAGATGTTTCCGCAGATCTATATGCATTAGCTTGCGGTCCTGACCTTTGggttgcaacatattctgcttgCATTATAAATGGGAAAAGGTTCCATTCAAAACAACGTGAACCATGGCGACGGACACAAAATTCTGGTGTTGTTGTAAAGGGGGAAAATTTGCCTAATAATCTAGACTTCTATGGTGTTATAAATGAAGTCCTGGAGTTACGCTATATGGGAGGGTGTCACGTTTACTTGTTcagttgtgattggtttgacgttAGTGATCAAAGACGGGGGGTCCGAGTGGACGTCTATATGACTAGTGTCAACATGTCACGCACTTGGTATAAAGACGAGCCATTTGTGTTGGCATGCCAAGCTTCCCAATGTTATTATGTAAAAGATTTACGGTTGAAAGGGAATTGGTATGTTGTTCAGAAGTTCACAAATAGGAATGTTTACGACAGTCCACCAATACCGAGGGCATTAGATGATAATGATGTCAAATCAAGTGACGATGATGCCTATCAAGATGATGTTCCATCATATGAGTATGCTCCTATGCATTGTGATGATGATCCAGTCATAACTCCACTAAGTAGGACTGATATAGAACCTATAAGTATTGATGCCCCAGAAGCTATGCATTTGGGCCGTGACGATCAGAATACCAGAGATCTCATCAACAATGAGGCCTTTGCTTACGCTTCAGAAGATGGTTATGGCGATGGGGAATATTCAGACGAGGAATATTTCTCGACAGATGAAGAGTCAATGTCGAATTAG